In a genomic window of Myotis daubentonii chromosome X, mMyoDau2.1, whole genome shotgun sequence:
- the LOC132225208 gene encoding LOW QUALITY PROTEIN: E3 ubiquitin-protein ligase RNF126-like (The sequence of the model RefSeq protein was modified relative to this genomic sequence to represent the inferred CDS: deleted 2 bases in 1 codon), with amino-acid sequence MAEASPQPGRYFCHCCSVEIMPRLPDYICPRCESGFIEELPEETRSTENGSAPSTAPTDQSRQPFENVDQHLFTLPQGYGQSAFGIFDDSFEIPTFPPGALADNGRDPESRREREQQSRHPYGSPEQPRRARLTARRATGRHEGIPTLEGIIQQLVNGIITPATIPNLGLGPRGVLHSNPMDYAWGANGLDAIITQLLNQFENTGPPPADKEKIQALPTVTVTEEHVGSGLECPVCKDDYELGERVRQLPCNHLFHDGCIVPWLEQHDSCPVCRKSLTGQNTATNPPVMTPVNLSSSSSSSSSSSPSNENPASNS; translated from the exons aTGGCTGAGGCGTCGCCGCAGCCAGGACGGTACTTTTGCCACTGCTGCTCAGTCGAGATCATGCCGCGTCTGCCGGATTACATCTGCCCACGATGTGAGTCTGGTTTCATCGAGGAGCTTCCGGAAGAAACCAGGAGTACAGAGAACGGTTCCGCTCCCTCCACAGCCCCCACAGACCAAAGCAGGCAGCCATTTGAGAATGTGGACCAACACCTCTTCACGCTGCCGCAGGGCTACGGGCAGTCTGCTTTCGGCATCTTTGACGACAGCTTTGAGATCCCCACGTTCCCCCCAGGGGCGCTGGCCGACAATGGCAGGGACCCCGAGAGCCGGCGGGAGAGAGAGCAGCAGTCCCGGCACCCGTATGGCAGCCCCGAGCAGCCCCGA CGAGCCCGCCTCACTGCAAGGAGGGCCACCGGCCGGCACGAAGGCATCCCCACGTTGGAAGGAATCATCCAGCAGCTGGTCAATGGCATCATCACTCCAGCCACAAtccccaacctgggcctgggcccccggGGTGTCCTGCACTCAAACCCGATGGACTACGCCTGGGGGGCCAACGGGCTGGATGCGATCATCACGCAGCTCCTCAATCAGTTTGAAAACACAGGCCCCCCACCCgcagacaaagagaaaatccagGCCCTCCCCACCGTCACTGTCACCGAGGAACACGTAGGCTCTGGGCTGGAGTGCCCTGTGTGCAAAGACGACTACGAGCTGGGTGAGCGTGTGCGGCAGCTGCCCTGCAACCACCTCTTCCATGACGGCTGcattgtgccctggctggagcagcatgacagctGCCCTGTCTGCCGAAAAAGCCTCACAGGACAGAACACGGCCACCAACCCCCCAGTCATGACCCCCGTGAacttatcatcatcatcatcgtcctcctcctccagctcgcCCAGCAATGAGAACCCAGCAAGCAACTCCTGA